Proteins from a genomic interval of Nocardia sp. BMG51109:
- a CDS encoding response regulator transcription factor produces the protein MVVLVVDDQELVRGGLRRILRRRDGFVVTECSDGDEVPAAVSAQRPDVVLMDLRMKRVGGIDATRLLRAGEHPPPVLVLTTFDDDQLLSGALRAGATGFLLKDSPAEDLIRAVRTVAGGGSWLDPSVTGRVLSTYRSACPSPPPAHTGLDELTAREVEVLRLIGRGRVNAEIAIELGISEVTVKSHVGHIFGKLGLRDRAAAIVYAFDHGVVAPGESAV, from the coding sequence ATCGTGGTCCTCGTCGTCGACGATCAGGAGCTGGTGCGCGGCGGGCTGCGCCGCATCCTGCGCCGCCGCGACGGCTTCGTGGTCACCGAATGTTCGGACGGGGACGAGGTTCCGGCGGCCGTCTCGGCACAGCGGCCGGACGTGGTGCTGATGGATCTGCGCATGAAACGCGTCGGCGGCATCGACGCCACCCGCCTGCTGAGGGCCGGCGAGCACCCACCGCCCGTGCTCGTGCTGACGACGTTCGACGACGACCAGCTGCTGTCGGGCGCCCTGCGGGCGGGCGCGACCGGATTCCTGCTCAAGGACTCTCCCGCCGAGGATCTCATCCGCGCGGTCCGGACCGTCGCGGGCGGCGGCTCCTGGCTGGATCCGTCGGTCACCGGCAGGGTGCTGTCGACCTACCGATCGGCATGCCCATCCCCGCCACCGGCTCATACGGGTCTCGACGAGCTGACCGCCCGCGAGGTCGAGGTACTGCGGCTGATCGGGCGCGGCCGGGTGAACGCCGAGATCGCCATCGAGCTCGGCATCTCGGAGGTGACCGTAAAGAGCCACGTAGGACACATTTTCGGCAAGCTCGGACTGCGCGATCGAGCCGCGGCGATCGTGTATGCGTTTGACCACGGCGTGGTCGCACCCGGAGAATCGGCAGTCTGA
- a CDS encoding serine/threonine-protein kinase, whose protein sequence is MEAPRAGGRFGRYELRSLLGRGGMGEVYEAYDTVDDQVVALKLLPRGLAEDPAYRERFRRESETAAGLSNPHVIPVHNYGEIGGILYLDMRLVRGDSLRTLLRRHGPTDPDRAIALVEQVAAALDAAHAAGLVHRDVKPGNILVTPGDFAYLADFGIARSEADSTVTMVGTAAGTYTYMAPERFDAGPITERADIYSLACVLHECLTGTTPFPTHTVSELIRSHLSDPPPRPSLQHSDVPPALDAVIGHAMAKKAEGRYATAGEFAGAARAALGLSVGYGHDRAEDAAPAFAAEPTGDDMFGRDTDGDADRFAGDTGEFGADDRYDNDAYGDDRYSDEPYGNDRYGNDFGEPDRTPPEGHRSVAAPAGPARARYVVGFPPGEDPESVSSTTESAAAGRPATPTRAMPYVSGRTVGTDQGYPPSGTDRPTVSGSTPAEPTTAGRFGSERTDTSDRADASGAYRQDAPATGPGPDAAPPAPNAPNAFQPFGPEGPTIPARFPPRGAPAPVESSAQPTSVLNTGAGTGRPSNADSPTSPVRREPAPATEHDTTGENPPAREYTTTGSLRIVSPLVPDDGHDPADDLPVIRPSDPTLLRPDEFRFTPEAQPRQPQEPWEPDLPTPAEQYPVDENQYPVDENYAYAATRDSYAPPGYDSPADPYAAPGDDRYPRDDRFAAPGSDLYAPRDDGHYARPGDDHYAGDDHYAHPADDYDDGYDDYARPRRGYATDREEYDYAFGGEPRYSTTAGEYEQDHERASKRSIILPIVIGVLAVALAAVVGTVGWHMVSKPGSSGPSVASGPASSNVTVPQQPAPSTAAPTTGATATAPAGANECQGATSGRGKYAKSATGSSVTSCAFAEAVRKAYADGAETGSGAPSSVVAVSPVTGRSYTMNCSASGQLVTCTGGENAVVYVY, encoded by the coding sequence GTGGAGGCACCGCGGGCCGGCGGCAGATTCGGCCGGTACGAGCTGCGCTCGCTGCTGGGCAGAGGCGGCATGGGCGAGGTCTACGAGGCCTACGACACGGTCGATGACCAGGTCGTCGCGCTCAAACTGCTGCCGCGCGGGCTCGCCGAGGATCCGGCCTACCGGGAACGGTTCCGCCGGGAGTCGGAGACGGCGGCGGGATTGTCGAACCCACACGTCATTCCGGTGCACAACTACGGCGAGATCGGCGGCATCCTCTACCTCGATATGCGCCTGGTGCGCGGAGATTCGCTGCGCACGCTGCTGCGCCGGCACGGCCCGACGGATCCCGACCGCGCGATCGCCCTCGTCGAGCAGGTGGCCGCCGCGCTGGACGCCGCGCACGCCGCCGGCCTGGTGCACCGCGATGTCAAGCCCGGCAACATACTCGTGACTCCGGGCGACTTCGCCTATCTCGCGGATTTCGGCATCGCGCGCAGCGAGGCCGACAGCACCGTGACGATGGTGGGCACCGCGGCGGGTACCTACACCTACATGGCGCCCGAGCGGTTCGACGCGGGCCCGATCACCGAGCGTGCCGACATCTACTCGCTGGCCTGCGTGCTGCACGAATGCCTGACGGGGACAACGCCCTTCCCGACGCACACCGTGAGCGAACTGATCCGCTCGCACCTGTCCGACCCGCCGCCGCGGCCGAGCCTGCAGCACTCGGACGTGCCGCCCGCGCTGGACGCCGTGATAGGGCACGCGATGGCGAAGAAGGCCGAGGGCCGCTACGCGACGGCCGGGGAGTTCGCGGGCGCCGCCCGTGCCGCTCTCGGACTGTCCGTCGGCTACGGGCACGACCGCGCCGAGGACGCGGCACCGGCCTTCGCCGCCGAGCCCACCGGCGACGATATGTTCGGCCGCGACACGGACGGCGACGCCGACCGGTTCGCCGGGGACACCGGCGAATTCGGCGCCGACGACCGGTACGACAATGACGCGTACGGCGACGACCGGTACAGCGACGAACCGTACGGCAACGACCGGTACGGCAACGACTTCGGCGAGCCCGACCGCACACCCCCCGAGGGGCATCGCTCGGTGGCCGCACCGGCCGGTCCCGCCCGCGCCCGCTACGTGGTCGGCTTCCCACCCGGGGAAGACCCCGAATCCGTCTCGTCGACAACCGAATCCGCGGCGGCCGGGCGACCCGCGACCCCCACCCGGGCCATGCCGTATGTTTCCGGCCGCACGGTCGGCACCGACCAGGGCTATCCGCCGAGCGGCACCGACCGGCCGACCGTTTCCGGCTCGACACCCGCCGAGCCGACCACCGCCGGACGGTTCGGTTCCGAACGGACGGACACCTCCGACCGAGCCGACGCGAGCGGCGCCTACCGGCAGGACGCCCCGGCCACCGGACCCGGCCCCGATGCCGCACCGCCCGCGCCGAATGCGCCGAATGCGTTCCAGCCCTTCGGCCCCGAGGGACCGACGATTCCCGCGCGATTCCCCCCGCGCGGCGCCCCGGCCCCCGTCGAGAGTTCCGCACAACCCACCTCGGTGCTGAACACGGGTGCGGGCACGGGCCGTCCGTCGAATGCGGACTCGCCGACGAGCCCGGTCCGGCGAGAACCCGCGCCGGCCACGGAGCACGACACGACCGGCGAGAACCCGCCGGCGCGCGAGTACACGACGACCGGTTCGCTGCGGATCGTCTCGCCCCTCGTCCCGGACGACGGCCACGACCCCGCCGACGACCTACCGGTGATCCGGCCGTCGGATCCGACCCTGCTGCGGCCCGACGAGTTCCGCTTCACGCCGGAAGCGCAGCCCCGGCAACCGCAGGAACCCTGGGAGCCGGACCTCCCGACGCCCGCCGAGCAGTACCCCGTCGACGAGAACCAGTACCCCGTCGACGAGAACTACGCCTACGCCGCTACCCGAGACAGCTACGCACCACCCGGCTACGACTCCCCCGCCGACCCCTACGCCGCTCCCGGCGACGACCGCTATCCCCGTGACGACCGCTTCGCCGCCCCCGGCAGCGACCTCTACGCACCCCGTGACGACGGCCACTACGCACGGCCCGGCGACGACCACTACGCGGGCGACGACCACTACGCCCACCCCGCCGACGACTACGATGACGGCTACGACGACTACGCCCGCCCGCGCCGCGGCTACGCCACCGATCGCGAGGAATACGACTACGCCTTCGGCGGGGAACCCCGATACTCCACCACCGCGGGCGAATACGAGCAGGACCACGAACGTGCATCGAAGCGTTCCATCATCCTGCCCATCGTCATCGGCGTCCTCGCGGTGGCACTGGCGGCCGTCGTCGGCACGGTCGGCTGGCATATGGTGAGCAAGCCCGGCAGCAGCGGGCCGTCGGTCGCCTCGGGCCCGGCGAGTTCGAATGTCACTGTGCCGCAACAGCCCGCGCCGAGCACGGCCGCACCCACGACCGGCGCCACCGCCACCGCGCCGGCCGGCGCCAACGAATGCCAGGGCGCGACCTCCGGGCGGGGCAAGTACGCGAAATCGGCGACGGGTTCGTCGGTGACGTCGTGCGCCTTCGCCGAGGCGGTCCGCAAGGCCTATGCCGACGGGGCCGAAACCGGTTCTGGCGCACCGTCGTCCGTGGTCGCGGTCAGCCCGGTGACCGGCCGCTCCTACACGATGAACTGCTCGGCGTCGGGACAGCTGGTGACCTGCACCGGCGGCGAGAACGCGGTGGTGTATGTGTACTGA
- a CDS encoding serine hydrolase, whose protein sequence is MCTDVKSVRHKGFRWTLLTATAMVISACTANAGTPVPEAEVAPITAPVPAANPLDLPKPQTLGDNLSVPPTMAAEFARLQSEMPGSMGLAVMPVGGDHAITLGDWGSGIAWSTIKVPLALAALRHDPEGLSATAEAAITASDNDAAQQLWDALGGGDPAAEAVEAVLREAGDTTTDVADRHNPQARETVDDPLAFGATVWTLADQVRFASRLPCLPYAARVVRLMGEITASQSWGLGAFVGAEYKGGWGPDDETGAYLVRQFGVVPTFAGPLAVAVAAQPDSGSFDDATAMLDKMAALLSEHLHELGGGECRR, encoded by the coding sequence ATGTGTACTGATGTGAAGTCGGTCCGGCACAAGGGATTCCGGTGGACGTTGCTGACGGCCACGGCGATGGTGATTTCGGCATGCACGGCGAACGCCGGCACGCCCGTTCCCGAGGCGGAGGTCGCCCCGATCACGGCCCCGGTCCCGGCGGCGAATCCGCTGGACCTACCGAAACCCCAGACGCTCGGCGACAACCTGAGCGTCCCGCCCACGATGGCCGCCGAATTCGCCCGGTTGCAGTCCGAAATGCCCGGCAGCATGGGGCTGGCGGTGATGCCGGTCGGCGGCGATCACGCCATCACGCTCGGCGACTGGGGCAGCGGAATCGCCTGGTCCACCATCAAGGTGCCGCTGGCGCTCGCGGCGCTGCGGCACGACCCTGAGGGATTGTCCGCCACCGCGGAGGCGGCGATCACCGCCTCCGACAACGACGCCGCCCAGCAGCTGTGGGACGCGCTCGGGGGCGGCGACCCGGCGGCCGAGGCGGTCGAGGCGGTGCTGCGCGAAGCCGGCGACACCACAACCGATGTCGCCGACCGGCACAATCCGCAGGCGCGCGAGACGGTCGATGATCCGCTGGCGTTCGGCGCCACCGTGTGGACGCTGGCCGACCAGGTCCGCTTCGCCAGCCGGCTGCCGTGCCTGCCGTACGCGGCGCGGGTGGTGCGCCTGATGGGCGAGATCACCGCCAGCCAGTCCTGGGGCCTCGGGGCCTTCGTCGGCGCCGAATACAAGGGCGGCTGGGGCCCCGACGACGAGACCGGCGCGTACCTGGTGCGTCAGTTCGGCGTCGTCCCGACCTTCGCCGGGCCGCTCGCCGTGGCCGTTGCCGCGCAGCCCGATTCCGGCAGCTTCGACGACGCCACCGCGATGCTCGACAAGATGGCGGCCCTGCTGTCGGAACACCTGCACGAACTGGGCGGCGGCGAGTGCCGGAGGTGA
- a CDS encoding ATP-dependent 6-phosphofructokinase, which produces MRIGVLTGGGDCPGLNAVIRAVVRTANGRYGDAIVGFQDGWRGLLEDRKIRIHNDDRTDRLLTKGGTMLGTARTNPDVLREGLGRIKQTLDDNGIEALIPIGGEGTLTAASWLADEGVPVVGVPKTIDNDIDCTDTTFGHDTAIAIATDAIDRLHTTAESHQRVMLVEVMGRHAGWIAINSGIASGAHLTLVPEVPFDVDEVCTMIKRRFQRGDSHFICVVAEGAKPAEGSFQLRQGGIDEYGHERFTGVAHQLGSEIERRIGKEVRTTVLGHVQRGGKPTTFDRVLATRFGVHATEAVHDGHFGQMVALQGTEIELVPLADATKQLKLVPSDRYGEAAAFFG; this is translated from the coding sequence ATGCGCATCGGAGTCTTGACCGGAGGCGGGGACTGCCCAGGCTTGAACGCGGTCATCCGTGCTGTCGTTCGCACCGCGAACGGCCGCTACGGAGACGCGATCGTCGGTTTCCAGGACGGCTGGCGCGGCCTACTCGAGGATCGCAAGATCCGCATCCACAACGACGACCGGACCGATCGGCTGCTCACCAAGGGCGGCACCATGCTCGGCACCGCGCGCACCAATCCGGACGTGCTGCGCGAGGGGCTCGGCCGGATCAAGCAGACCCTCGACGACAACGGCATCGAGGCGCTCATCCCGATCGGCGGCGAGGGCACGCTGACGGCGGCCAGCTGGCTGGCCGACGAGGGCGTCCCGGTGGTCGGGGTGCCCAAGACCATCGACAACGACATCGACTGCACCGACACCACATTCGGCCACGACACCGCGATCGCCATCGCCACCGATGCCATCGATCGGCTGCACACCACCGCCGAATCCCATCAGCGCGTGATGCTGGTGGAGGTGATGGGCCGGCACGCCGGCTGGATCGCGATCAACTCCGGCATCGCCTCCGGCGCGCACCTCACCCTCGTGCCCGAGGTGCCGTTCGACGTGGACGAGGTGTGCACGATGATCAAACGCCGCTTCCAGCGCGGTGATTCGCATTTCATCTGCGTGGTGGCCGAGGGCGCCAAGCCGGCCGAGGGATCGTTCCAGCTGCGCCAGGGCGGCATCGACGAATACGGGCACGAGCGGTTCACCGGTGTCGCGCATCAACTGGGTTCCGAGATCGAGCGGCGGATCGGCAAGGAGGTGCGCACCACGGTGCTCGGGCACGTGCAGCGCGGCGGCAAGCCGACGACGTTCGACCGGGTGCTGGCGACCCGGTTCGGTGTGCACGCCACCGAGGCCGTGCACGACGGGCACTTCGGGCAGATGGTGGCGTTGCAGGGCACCGAGATCGAACTGGTGCCGCTGGCGGATGCGACCAAGCAGCTCAAGCTGGTGCCGTCGGACCGATACGGGGAGGCGGCCGCATTCTTCGGGTGA